In a single window of the Dysgonomonas mossii genome:
- a CDS encoding ABC transporter ATP-binding protein translates to MTKEIIRVENLKRNYIVGDETVLALRGIDFSISEGEFVTIMGTSGSGKSTLLNILGCLDTPSDGEYYLDGISVRKMGKNERATLRNRKIGFIFQSYNLLAKTTAVENVELPLMYNPDISAKDRHQRAIKALQDVGLGDRLNHKSNQMSGGQMQRVAIARALVNEPVIILADEATGNLDTRTSFEILSLMQRLHSEGRTIIFVTHNPEISAFSSRNIVIRDGRIKEDTRNINIQSAKEFLAKLPVEN, encoded by the coding sequence ATGACTAAAGAAATTATAAGAGTTGAAAACCTTAAGCGAAACTATATTGTTGGTGATGAAACGGTTCTTGCTTTGAGGGGAATAGACTTTAGTATATCCGAAGGCGAATTTGTCACAATCATGGGTACAAGCGGCTCGGGTAAATCTACTTTATTGAATATACTGGGCTGTTTGGATACACCGTCCGATGGTGAATATTATTTGGATGGGATTTCTGTACGCAAAATGGGTAAAAATGAAAGAGCAACCCTCCGGAATCGTAAGATAGGATTTATATTTCAGTCTTACAATTTACTGGCAAAAACAACAGCTGTTGAAAACGTTGAGCTGCCATTGATGTACAATCCGGATATATCGGCAAAAGATCGTCACCAAAGAGCCATAAAGGCTTTGCAAGATGTAGGACTGGGAGACAGACTGAATCATAAATCGAATCAAATGTCGGGAGGGCAAATGCAACGAGTAGCCATTGCCAGAGCATTAGTGAACGAACCTGTTATCATATTAGCAGACGAAGCAACAGGGAATTTGGACACTCGTACTTCGTTCGAAATATTATCACTGATGCAGCGGTTACACTCCGAAGGACGTACTATTATATTCGTTACACACAACCCCGAAATATCGGCATTTAGCAGTCGTAATATTGTTATACGAGACGGACGTATCAAGGAAGATACAAGGAACATAAATATTCAATCGGCAAAAGAATTTCTCGCTAAATTACCGGTAGAAAACTGA